The Gemmata palustris genome includes a region encoding these proteins:
- a CDS encoding lipopolysaccharide kinase InaA family protein: MNAHPRNLNSDPSRFPPAVGDPVSSWWRRIRRGVRLIRRQADWERFAGEDWPDRVMQVPLTDREYQKQGRSIGRKVFTEGRDKLSVYLKRHYRLPWLHGVLATLMPGRAWSPGLQEWQRLCWAKEHGFPVPRPVAAGQFVGPWGKLQGFLAVEELHGMLPLHEAVPRAARALDARSFARWKHGLTAELARLARELHLRKVFHKDLYFCHFYIPEALTRTVPSDWTNRAVMIDLHRLSRHPVTAVWWQVKDVAQLLFSSDVEGVTARDRVRFWKLYRRNWPGGKCPGEWLRPLVKWKWNLYRRHNEKKPSAVPYDRQRSAA, from the coding sequence ATGAACGCGCACCCGCGAAATCTCAACTCCGATCCGTCGCGGTTCCCGCCGGCTGTGGGCGATCCGGTGTCGTCGTGGTGGCGCCGCATTCGGCGCGGCGTGCGGCTGATTCGACGTCAAGCCGATTGGGAGCGGTTCGCGGGCGAAGATTGGCCGGACCGCGTCATGCAGGTGCCGCTCACCGATCGCGAGTACCAAAAGCAGGGCCGGTCGATCGGGCGCAAGGTCTTCACCGAGGGCCGCGACAAGCTCAGCGTGTACCTCAAGCGCCACTACCGGCTGCCGTGGCTCCACGGCGTTCTGGCTACGCTGATGCCGGGGCGCGCGTGGTCCCCGGGGCTCCAGGAGTGGCAGCGCCTGTGCTGGGCGAAGGAGCACGGGTTCCCCGTTCCGCGCCCGGTCGCCGCGGGGCAGTTCGTCGGGCCGTGGGGCAAGTTGCAGGGGTTCCTCGCGGTCGAAGAACTGCACGGGATGCTCCCGCTGCACGAAGCCGTTCCGCGTGCGGCCAGGGCGCTCGATGCGCGATCCTTCGCGCGCTGGAAGCACGGGTTGACGGCCGAGCTCGCGCGACTGGCGCGTGAACTCCATCTGCGCAAGGTATTTCACAAAGATCTCTACTTCTGCCACTTCTACATCCCCGAAGCACTCACGCGGACTGTACCCTCCGACTGGACGAACCGCGCCGTGATGATCGACCTGCACCGGCTCTCGCGGCACCCGGTTACGGCCGTCTGGTGGCAGGTGAAGGACGTGGCCCAACTGCTGTTCTCCTCGGACGTGGAGGGCGTGACCGCGCGCGACCGCGTGCGGTTCTGGAAGCTGTACCGGCGCAACTGGCCCGGCGGGAAGTGCCCGGGCGAGTGGCTGCGCCCGCTCGTGAAGTGGAAGTGGAACCTGTACCGCCGGCACAACGAAAAGAAGCCGTCGGCCGTGCCCTACGATCGGCAACGGAGCGCCGCTTAG
- a CDS encoding lipopolysaccharide kinase InaA family protein codes for MPLDTTTAPRTSVREPQVVFAPNPDTTGTLTINPVFAELFARVGLVSAAGFFELPGEVVSGHADRHVMRVEIPGAPRAFYLKRQHVVGWREKLRNRRAGFGWASRCAREADLLKQLEAAKLPAPRWAAMGTHGNRAFLLVEEIPGGVDLRRVLSDNTLSRAQRLVLATRLGKTIAAIHAAGFSSPDLTAKHVLVNPDTLAITFLDWQSADRGASVNEPERANALGALHASLAEPLASPAERLRVLRAYRASSLPAQQSAPRERFTAIVLRAAARHAKRRSIRDQLQPEGASQKQRLVWLAGEAVCAIPEVAAEWPKPAIALPFYGPGANDSITLRVLGRDATLVRGYTSAPVGRFRAWARATPWRSPGVTIGRVLFHLQRYGVPGPRLLAFGQRLTSAIGAEWFALYESPPGMPLQKWRHTASSAARRAVLDRVADCLAKLHAAGCVLTDPQAAFAVCDGAVCVADPRAVRIVRRVSASTRRRDIRDVARLLGVE; via the coding sequence GTGCCGCTTGACACAACGACTGCCCCCCGAACGAGCGTCCGCGAACCACAAGTCGTGTTCGCGCCGAATCCCGACACCACCGGCACGCTAACCATCAACCCCGTGTTCGCGGAGTTGTTCGCGCGCGTCGGGTTGGTGTCTGCGGCGGGATTTTTTGAGTTGCCCGGCGAGGTGGTGAGCGGGCACGCCGACCGGCACGTGATGCGCGTGGAGATACCGGGTGCCCCGCGCGCATTTTATCTCAAGCGCCAGCACGTGGTGGGCTGGCGCGAGAAGTTGCGGAATCGGCGCGCGGGGTTCGGGTGGGCGTCGCGTTGTGCGCGCGAAGCCGATCTGCTGAAGCAACTCGAAGCCGCAAAGTTGCCCGCCCCGCGGTGGGCCGCGATGGGCACGCACGGCAACCGCGCGTTCCTGCTGGTGGAAGAGATCCCGGGGGGCGTCGACCTCCGGCGCGTGCTGAGTGACAACACGTTGTCGCGTGCCCAACGGCTCGTGCTCGCAACGCGGCTCGGCAAAACAATCGCGGCGATTCACGCGGCCGGGTTCAGTTCGCCGGACCTCACCGCGAAGCACGTGCTCGTGAACCCGGACACGCTCGCGATTACGTTCCTCGATTGGCAATCCGCAGATCGCGGCGCATCGGTAAACGAACCGGAGCGAGCAAATGCGCTGGGCGCGCTGCACGCTTCACTCGCGGAGCCGCTCGCTTCGCCCGCTGAACGGCTTCGCGTGTTGCGGGCGTATCGCGCATCATCTTTACCCGCTCAGCAAAGCGCCCCGCGCGAGCGATTCACCGCGATTGTGCTTCGCGCCGCAGCACGGCACGCGAAGCGCCGATCCATTCGCGATCAGCTCCAACCCGAAGGCGCATCGCAGAAGCAGCGGCTCGTGTGGCTCGCGGGCGAAGCGGTGTGCGCCATCCCGGAAGTCGCTGCGGAATGGCCCAAGCCCGCAATCGCCTTACCGTTCTACGGCCCCGGCGCAAACGATTCGATCACCCTCCGTGTCCTGGGGCGAGACGCGACGCTCGTGCGCGGCTACACATCAGCACCCGTCGGCCGCTTCCGCGCGTGGGCACGTGCCACCCCGTGGCGCTCGCCCGGAGTTACGATCGGCCGCGTGCTGTTCCACCTTCAGCGGTACGGCGTGCCCGGTCCGCGTTTGCTCGCGTTTGGTCAGCGGCTCACGAGCGCGATCGGAGCCGAGTGGTTCGCGCTGTACGAAAGCCCGCCCGGAATGCCCTTGCAGAAATGGCGGCACACGGCATCTTCCGCCGCGCGCCGGGCGGTCCTTGATCGCGTCGCCGACTGTCTGGCCAAGTTGCACGCCGCCGGGTGCGTGCTGACCGATCCGCAAGCCGCGTTCGCAGTGTGTGACGGCGCCGTGTGTGTGGCTGATCCGCGTGCGGTACGAATCGTGCGCCGCGTGAGTGCTTCGACCCGAAGGCGGGATATTCGCGACGTAGCCCGACTGCTAGGAGTGGAATGA
- the rfaE2 gene encoding D-glycero-beta-D-manno-heptose 1-phosphate adenylyltransferase: MTDLTELVQTLGAPRVLVVGDVMLDRYVWGNAERISQEAPVILLRADKREERLGGASSVATMLQALGAHTSVIGTVGTDGDGFHARRILTDLGIDADGIVADPDRPTTVKERYIGRAQAKHPQQMIRVDYESREPVSDAVERQLADTLVAKIREADIVLVSDYDKGVCTPGLLRVAVEVAKARGIRVIADPTRGGDYAKYRGCSSMTPNRLEAELATNRNIRTHAEALAAAAHLRDMLGLEAGIVTLDKDGMALAHTDGRSAIFPTRPRQVYDITGAGDMVMATLGLALAAGADYDSAIRLANIAGGLEVEKIGVATVTRDEILADLLHAPFRVAERVPGAAKVAALPQLLTELDARRRNGQKIAFTNGCFDVLHAGHVQYLAEARRQADCLVVALNSDTSVKQLKGPTRPLNPEVARALVLAGLQDVDLVTMFSDKTPITVIEAIRPDVLVKGADYHKADVVGGDFVESYGGRVHLADLRAGFSTTNLIERMKAA, from the coding sequence ATGACCGACCTGACCGAACTCGTACAGACCCTCGGCGCCCCCCGCGTCCTCGTCGTCGGCGACGTGATGCTCGACCGCTACGTGTGGGGCAACGCCGAGCGCATCAGCCAGGAAGCGCCGGTCATTCTGCTGCGCGCCGACAAGCGCGAAGAGCGCCTCGGTGGTGCGAGTAGCGTCGCCACGATGCTCCAGGCACTCGGGGCACACACGAGCGTGATCGGCACCGTCGGCACTGACGGCGACGGGTTCCACGCCCGGCGCATCCTCACCGATCTCGGGATCGACGCGGACGGCATCGTTGCCGACCCCGACCGCCCCACGACCGTCAAAGAGCGCTACATCGGGCGCGCACAAGCCAAACACCCGCAGCAGATGATCCGCGTGGATTACGAGAGCCGCGAACCCGTCTCCGACGCGGTGGAGCGCCAACTCGCGGACACGCTCGTTGCCAAGATTCGCGAAGCCGACATCGTTCTCGTGAGCGACTACGACAAGGGCGTTTGCACGCCGGGGCTGCTCCGCGTCGCGGTGGAAGTCGCGAAAGCGCGCGGAATTCGTGTGATCGCAGACCCCACGCGCGGCGGCGATTACGCGAAGTACCGTGGGTGTTCGAGCATGACGCCGAACCGCCTCGAAGCCGAACTCGCGACCAACCGGAACATCCGCACGCACGCTGAAGCGCTCGCCGCCGCCGCACACCTGCGAGACATGCTCGGGCTCGAAGCCGGGATCGTCACGTTGGACAAGGACGGCATGGCGCTCGCGCACACCGACGGGCGCAGCGCGATCTTCCCGACGCGCCCGCGCCAGGTGTACGACATCACCGGGGCCGGCGACATGGTAATGGCGACGCTCGGTCTCGCACTCGCGGCCGGTGCCGACTACGACTCGGCCATTCGTCTGGCGAACATCGCGGGAGGTCTCGAAGTCGAGAAGATCGGCGTCGCCACCGTCACGCGCGACGAGATCCTCGCGGACCTGCTCCACGCACCGTTCCGCGTCGCGGAGCGCGTCCCCGGTGCCGCAAAGGTCGCGGCCCTTCCGCAACTCCTTACCGAACTCGATGCCCGGCGCCGAAACGGGCAGAAGATCGCGTTCACCAACGGGTGCTTCGATGTGCTCCACGCGGGACACGTGCAGTATCTCGCGGAAGCGCGGCGGCAAGCCGATTGCCTCGTCGTGGCACTCAACAGCGACACGAGCGTGAAGCAACTCAAGGGGCCGACGCGCCCGCTCAACCCGGAAGTCGCCCGCGCACTCGTGCTCGCGGGGCTTCAGGACGTGGACCTCGTGACCATGTTCAGCGACAAGACGCCGATCACGGTCATTGAAGCCATCCGCCCGGACGTGCTGGTGAAGGGCGCGGACTACCACAAAGCGGACGTGGTGGGCGGAGACTTCGTGGAGAGCTACGGCGGGCGCGTCCACCTGGCCGATCTCCGCGCCGGGTTCTCCACAACGAACCTCATCGAGCGCATGAAAGCGGCATAA
- the lpxK gene encoding tetraacyldisaccharide 4'-kinase yields the protein MLARAGLRVASWPYGLAMRARNRAFERSWKRVHTAAVPVVSVGNLTLGGTGKTPCVEWVARFYRERDLLVAILSRGYGAETGRNDEAMVLEENLPDVPHLQDVDRVKLAETAVEELEAELLVLDDGFQHRRLHRDLDIVLIDATRPPARDYQFPRGTLREPASGLRRAGAVLLTRCDQVLGAEVEAIRAWVTERFPDVPVATTEHRPTELVGCNEANEEVHELVESLGGKPVGGFCGIGNPAAFRHTLESLGACIADFRTFPDHHAYTREDVDDLNRWAASLPPDAIVVTTQKDWVKLRVPALGGRPLRAVRIGLHFRDGEGAFVDVLERVIPAG from the coding sequence ATGCTCGCGCGCGCCGGGCTCAGGGTCGCGAGTTGGCCCTACGGTCTCGCGATGCGGGCGCGTAACAGAGCGTTCGAGCGCAGTTGGAAGCGCGTGCATACCGCCGCGGTACCGGTCGTGAGCGTCGGGAACCTCACGCTCGGCGGCACCGGCAAGACGCCGTGCGTGGAATGGGTGGCGCGATTTTATCGTGAACGCGACTTGCTGGTCGCGATCCTCAGTCGCGGGTACGGGGCCGAAACCGGGCGCAACGACGAAGCGATGGTTCTGGAAGAGAACCTGCCGGACGTGCCGCACCTGCAAGACGTCGATCGAGTTAAGCTCGCAGAAACCGCGGTGGAGGAACTCGAAGCGGAACTGCTCGTGCTCGACGACGGGTTCCAGCACCGGCGCCTGCACCGCGACCTCGACATTGTGCTGATCGACGCGACGCGCCCGCCGGCGCGCGACTACCAGTTCCCGCGCGGCACGCTCCGCGAGCCGGCAAGCGGACTGCGTCGGGCCGGGGCGGTTCTGCTCACGCGCTGCGACCAGGTACTCGGAGCCGAAGTCGAAGCAATTCGCGCGTGGGTCACGGAACGTTTCCCCGATGTGCCAGTCGCGACAACCGAGCACCGACCGACGGAACTGGTGGGCTGCAACGAAGCAAACGAAGAAGTCCACGAACTGGTGGAATCGCTCGGCGGGAAGCCCGTAGGCGGGTTCTGCGGGATCGGGAACCCGGCCGCGTTTCGGCACACGCTCGAATCGCTGGGAGCGTGCATCGCGGATTTCCGCACCTTCCCCGACCACCACGCTTACACGCGGGAAGATGTGGACGATCTCAACCGCTGGGCGGCAAGCTTGCCTCCCGATGCGATCGTCGTGACGACGCAGAAGGATTGGGTCAAACTCCGCGTGCCCGCGCTCGGCGGGCGCCCGCTGCGGGCCGTGCGCATCGGGCTCCACTTCCGCGACGGGGAAGGCGCCTTCGTGGACGTGTTGGAGCGCGTGATACCGGCCGGATAG
- the waaF gene encoding lipopolysaccharide heptosyltransferase II, with product MHRIALFLPNWIGDVVMATPAIRAVRAAFPVAELVAVCKPYVADVLAGAPWFARTILADKRGPRSQRLFGVARQLRDAHVDATLLFPNSFRTALIAYLGGSKRIVGFARYARGRMLTDKLYAKTDERGRFVPSPALDDYNRLAAALGATPDHRMELFTTPADDASADAVWQQFGLARYARVVALNPGAAFGAAKHWGCDHFAELARALTSRFKCGVIVLCGPGEREMARKIAEESRSPHVFSLGDAALSLGLTKALVKRADLLVTTDSGPRHFAAAFNRPVVSLFGPTHIEWTETYFAKEICLQKKLACGPCQQRVCPLGHHRCMRELTPAEVFRAAEQLLTRVPLATREVPRAA from the coding sequence ATGCACCGAATCGCGCTCTTTCTCCCGAACTGGATCGGCGACGTGGTGATGGCCACGCCCGCGATCCGAGCCGTGCGCGCGGCGTTCCCGGTGGCCGAGTTGGTAGCGGTCTGCAAGCCCTACGTGGCGGACGTGCTCGCGGGGGCGCCGTGGTTCGCGCGAACAATCCTCGCGGACAAGCGCGGCCCGCGCTCACAGCGTCTGTTTGGTGTCGCACGCCAACTGCGTGACGCACACGTCGATGCCACCCTGCTCTTCCCCAACTCGTTCCGCACGGCACTCATTGCCTACTTGGGCGGAAGCAAGCGCATCGTCGGATTCGCGCGGTACGCACGCGGACGAATGCTGACCGACAAGCTCTACGCCAAAACCGATGAGCGCGGCCGGTTCGTGCCGTCACCCGCGCTCGATGACTACAACCGACTCGCGGCGGCACTGGGAGCCACCCCCGACCACCGGATGGAACTGTTCACCACGCCTGCCGACGATGCAAGCGCTGATGCCGTGTGGCAACAGTTCGGCCTTGCCCGTTACGCGCGGGTGGTAGCACTCAACCCCGGCGCGGCGTTCGGCGCGGCGAAGCACTGGGGATGCGACCACTTCGCGGAACTCGCCCGCGCGCTCACATCGCGTTTCAAGTGTGGCGTGATCGTGCTGTGCGGCCCCGGCGAGCGCGAAATGGCGCGAAAAATCGCAGAAGAGAGCCGCTCACCGCACGTGTTCTCACTGGGTGACGCCGCACTGTCACTCGGATTGACGAAAGCACTCGTGAAGCGCGCCGACCTGCTCGTAACCACCGATAGCGGTCCGCGGCACTTCGCCGCCGCGTTCAACCGACCGGTCGTGTCACTGTTCGGCCCGACGCACATCGAGTGGACGGAAACGTACTTTGCGAAGGAAATTTGCCTCCAGAAAAAGCTCGCGTGCGGCCCGTGCCAGCAGCGCGTGTGCCCCCTCGGTCACCACCGCTGCATGCGCGAGTTGACACCCGCAGAAGTCTTCCGCGCGGCGGAACAACTCCTCACGCGAGTGCCCCTCGCAACGCGGGAGGTGCCGCGTGCCGCTTGA